A genomic segment from Dermacentor silvarum isolate Dsil-2018 chromosome 11, BIME_Dsil_1.4, whole genome shotgun sequence encodes:
- the LOC119433238 gene encoding uncharacterized protein LOC119433238, translating into MTMLAFRASSPGPAGEESQWPTVLARPASVHSDPQGKHLSKESRPVDDQGPGGPVSEGAPLSALKHLDHVLHSFAGLEHHLLGQVVLRHKVDYGVQEEAIIVAVTCPFDNRPAGLNAARQVKKEKYQPAREYLLRKFQKVSVATIVVGAIGSWEPSNDRVMHRFCSRKYLRLLKNLAVSETIAACRVLAMSTQCTLPPSE; encoded by the exons ATGACGATGTTGGCCTTTCGTGCATCGTCACCAGGACCAGCGGGGGAGGAATCGCAGTGGCCGACTGTGCTAGCCAGACCAGCAAG CGTGCACTCAGATCCACAGGGCAAGCACCTGTCCAAAGAATCCCGCCCTGTAGACGACCAAGGGCCTGGAGGGCCCGTGTCGGAGGGCGCCCCCCTGTCGGCGCTGAAACACCTCGACCATGTTCTCCACTCGTTCGCTGGACTCGAGCATCACCTCTTGGGGCAGGTTGTCCTACGCCACAAGGTCGACTACGGTGTGCAAG AGGAGGCGATCATTGTGGCCGTGACCTGCCCGTTCGACAACCGGCCCGCAGGCCTGAACGCGGCCCGCCAGGTGAAAAAAGAGAAGTACCAGCCTGCCCGGGAGTACCTGCTGCGAAAATTCCAGAAAGTGTCCGTGGCGACGATTGTCGTTGGAGCGATTGGATCCTGGGAACCCAGCAACGACCGCGTGATGCACCGCTTCTGCAGCAGGAAGTATCTGCGGCTCTTGAAAAACCTCGCAGTCAGTGAGACCATCGCAGCCTGTCGGGTTCTCGCAATGTCTACGCAGTGCACATTACCGCCAAGTGAATAA